A section of the Ochotona princeps isolate mOchPri1 chromosome 19, mOchPri1.hap1, whole genome shotgun sequence genome encodes:
- the LOC105941952 gene encoding large ribosomal subunit protein eL42-like — protein MVHYDERLTGLYLNKLTGRYRSANLVNVPKTRRTFSKKCGKHQPHKVTQYKKGKDSLYAQGKRRHDRKQSGYGGQTKPIFQKKAKTTKKIVLRLECVEPNCRSKRMLAIKRCEHSELGGDKKRKGQVIQFQSSFSALL, from the exons ATGGTGCACTATG ATGAAAGGCTGACTGGTCTTTACTTAAATAAACTGACGGGCCGGTATCGTTCCGCAAACCTGGTGAACGTTCCTAAAACGCGCCGGACCTTCTCCAAAAAGTGTGGCAAGCACCAGCCCCACAAAGTAACACAGTATAAGAAGGGCAAAGACTCCCTCTATGCCCAGGGGAAACGGCGTCACgataggaagcagagtggctATGGCGGGCAGACCAAGCCTATTTTCCAGAAAAAGGCTAAAACTACAAAGAAGATTGTGCTGAGGCTTGAGTGTGTGGAGCCCAACTGCAGATCCAAGAGAATGCTGGCTATTAAGAGATGTGAACATTCTGAACTGGGAGGAGATAAGAAGAGAAAGGGCCAAGTGATCCAGTTTCAATCTTCATTCTCAGCTTTGTTATGA